The following are from one region of the Salvia hispanica cultivar TCC Black 2014 chromosome 1, UniMelb_Shisp_WGS_1.0, whole genome shotgun sequence genome:
- the LOC125201624 gene encoding xyloglucan galactosyltransferase XLT2-like: protein MLPNSIMTALNSIKLHIFSNPGRICVFLVFLWAQFTIISLARTPTPCFPDRSSPLTVRYVKIPSPNATTTTAPAAPEPPPPRYTDDCPSGRVYAYDLPPSFNRDLVPTACTDLDPWNWQCGIAPNHGYGQAASELRRTLPGDFHKSWYHTNEFTLELLFHHRILKHKCRTLDPDLATAFYIPFYAGLAVGKHLWGNDTSARDRHCELMLTWIKSQNYWKVMNGSDHFISIGRITWDFRRLTDPGKSWGSSFLNMPSMQRVIRFIIEKHPSDEMDVSVPYPTGFHPKTSDELAEWQSFVRDHKRSALFTFIGTDRNWGADDLRRLLMDQCRRESSSCRAVDCGVSDCARNSSVTLLPLLESEFCLQPKGDSFTSKAVFECLVAGSVPVFFTKGAYEEQYEWFLPGEQESYSVFIEQEEVRSGKVAVKEVLKRYSKEEIERKREKVIAMIPRIIYSKPNAGVKSFRDAFDIAVDGAMERIKDEKEWVDFL from the coding sequence TCCAACCCTGGTCGTATCTGTGTCTTCCTCGTCTTCCTATGGGCTCAATTCACCATCATCTCCCTCGCCCGCACCCCCACCCCCTGCTTCCCCGACCGCTCCTCTCCCCTCACCGTCCGCTACGTCAAAATCCCCTCCCCCAacgccaccaccaccaccgccccCGCCGCGCCGGAGCCTCCTCCGCCTCGATACACCGACGATTGCCCCTCCGGCCGCGTCTACGCCTACGACCTGCCCCCCTCCTTCAATCGCGACCTCGTTCCCACCGCCTGCACCGATCTCGACCCCTGGAATTGGCAATGCGGCATCGCCCCCAACCACGGCTACGGCCAAGCCGCCTCCGAGCTCCGCCGCACCCTCCCCGGGGACTTCCACAAATCGTGGTACCACACCAATGAATTCACTCTGGAGCTCCTCTTCCACCACCGCATCCTCAAGCACAAATGCCGAACCCTAGATCCGGATCTCGCCACCGCCTTCTACATCCCCTTCTACGCAGGCCTCGCCGTCGGGAAGCACCTATGGGGAAACGACACGTCAGCGAGGGATCGTCACTGCGAATTGATGCTCACGTGGATCAAATCGCAGAACTACTGGAAAGTCATGAACGGCTCAGATCACTTCATCTCGATCGGCCGAATCACTTGGGATTTCCGCCGATTGACCGATCCGGGGAAATCGTGGGGGTCGAGCTTCCTCAACATGCCGTCGATGCAGAGAGTCATCCGATTCATCATCGAGAAACACCCCAGCGACGAAATGGACGTCAGCGTGCCCTACCCCACCGGATTCCACCCCAAAACCAGCGATGAATTAGCCGAATGGCAGAGCTTCGTGCGCGATCACAAGCGATCAGCGCTCTTCACCTTCATCGGCACGGATCGGAATTGGGGGGCAGACGACCTCCGCCGCCTCCTGATGGACCAGTGCCGCCGCGAATCGAGCTCCTGCCGCGCCGTGGACTGCGGGGTGAGCGATTGCGCGAGGAATTCGTCGGTGACGCTGCTGCCGCTGCTGGAATCGGAGTTCTGCCTGCAGCCGAAGGGGGACAGCTTCACGAGCAAGGCGGTGTTCGAGTGCCTGGTGGCCGGGTCGGTGCCGGTCTTTTTCACGAAGGGGGCGTATGAGGAGCAGTATGAGTGGTTCTTGCCGGGGGAGCAGGAGAGTTACTCGGTTTTTATAGAGCAGGAGGAGGTGAGGAGTGGGAAGGTGGCGGTGAAGGAGGTGCTGAAGAGGTATAGCAAGGAGGAGatagagaggaagagagagaaagtgattGCGATGATTCCGAGGATTATCTATTCAAAGCCTAATGCAGGGGTCAAGAGTTTTAGGGATGCTTTTGATATTGCTGTTGATGGGGCTATGGAGAGGATTAAGGATGAGAAAGAGTGGGTTGATTTCTTATGA